The DNA window TGCGGCAACAATCTGGTTCTGCTGGAGCACATGCTTGATTACCAATCCATGCCCGAATCCGAATGTTCCCCGGCGCTTGATCACGCGATCAATCTGGTCCGGCCAGACATCCATTCCCTTCCATTTTCACCGTTTGTGTCGATTTTTGAGCGAATTTTGGCCATATATTCGATAATTGCCGTTTCCGGGCTGTTTTCGATGTTTTGTGTCGTAGCCATATTCTTCTTCATTTTGCCCTTTATTTTCGCGTTATAGGGGGTTTCCTTTTGATTTGCGGGGCTTTGTTTGAGCGGACGGCTCGTGATGGGGTTCGGGATGGAAAGGCTGGGAAAGGAAGCCTTACAGAGTTCCTCGGTCAACCGTCGATGCACGGCTGGCTTCTGTATGCCAGCCGCGTGTCGTTGCGTTTACCGATAGTATTTGCTGTCCCGATTATCGAACGCAGGTAGTGTACCCTCCAAGATATTTATGATACGTGAATTCATTTCCTGATCTTCTATTGAAGCAGAATAGTAACTGACCTGATTGTCATGTTCCTTGTCAATGTTCATGTGAATAATCTGATCAGCATCACAGACGATAGCAAGATTCGGATTGTGGGTCACCATGAAGATCTGTCGTCTCTCTTTGATCTGCTTAATGAAGTGAACGAGTAAGTGATATATGCTCTCATTATCCAGATTCTCCTCCGGTTGATCTATGACCAGAGGAATGTCCGACTTATCCAATATGAGATAGAAGATCAGCAACAGCGCACCACGTTCACCGGGTGACAACTCTTGTAGAGACTTGCTGCCAAGTTTAAGGCTAAATGTCGGAGTCAGATAGTCAAAATGAAAAATGAAGGAATAGATGTCCTCAATCGACTTTCCCTTCTTTAGCTGTTGGCCAACATCCATAATCTCATTTCCGCCACCGGATGTGTTAACCTGCAAAGCGTCAATAAGTCGATTTGCAAAGGATAGAACTTCGGCCTTTTCATCGAAGTGAACTCGCTCACACATGTCGGAGAGCACTTTGTATCCTTCATTGGTTGAAGCGAATGTGCCTTTTCTATTTTGGACTATGAAACCAAAGAAGTCATCGACGAAACGACCAATGGAAAGCGATACATCAACCCTGACATCATATCGCTGAGACAAGTCCTTATTGGATGCGATAAAAGCTGACACTGGATCAAAAAGCTCACGGCGTATCTGCACAAGCAGCGACTTTTTGTCCAAGAGCAAGCCAGCGTACTTGTCTCGCTCCTGTCTTTTCGAAGCGAGTTCGCTTGGCAAAGTTTTCGAAAGATACTCCAATTGTGCTGACAAATAATGAATGGTGTCTTCGGTTTCGGTATCCCCTTCGATGGCCTTGACTTGAATCTCCCAAGCTCTTACCGAATTGAGATACTTTTGTTGCTCAAGTGCAGGACGATCAAGTTCTTCTTGACCGCGTTGATAATCAGCTTTTGCCGCTGCGAGTTGCGCAGGCAGACTTCTTATACTTGCATCCTCCGGCGATGTTGGACTCAATAGCTTATCACAGTCGGCGATGGTAGCCACATAACCCGCAATCGCCGTTTCAATCAGGTCGAGACTCAGACTATAGGTGAACACATCGCTTATACTGATGCCGTGCTTATTGAGAAGTTGGACATGCTGTTCGTCTTGGGATGTTATGCCGTGAAGATATTCATCCACGCTCTTGAAATGTTCGCTGACTTTCCGAAGTTCGCTCAAGTTGATGTGGGCAACTGATCGTTCCTTCTTGGTATTCGATGTCAGTTGCTCAATCGATGCGATCTGTGTCTGCAGCGTTTCGAGTTTTGCTGTAAGTGTTGGATCAATTGTGCCCGTTTCCTCCAGCAACGGTTTAGTTGGCTTGACGAGCGCTGCCAATTCCGATTTCTTTACGGCCAGTCTATTTTCGAGATTGGCTTTGTGGTCCTTCGATGCCTTTGCTTCAAGGGCGATAATATCTCGGTTGATTCTGGTAATA is part of the Bacteroidota bacterium genome and encodes:
- a CDS encoding AAA family ATPase, coding for MNGTIGSVWRKWDLHVHTPASYGGNFDEFITNAKSCDADVIGINDYCTLSGYKSIMDRGGIVGKVLFPVVEFRMHNIVANRKGKDGHQLPSGPFVNFHVILDNDPLLFPKIENWLNSLPCFGKDGKSTLLGAELATANNSEILNKLTFDIEAVVRTLADLKLLDEHALIWLPYDEYGGIDDIDPNDNFFKLSLILKAHILGSGNEKQIRFFKWEHEDYSAENIRELIKVRKPCIKGSDAHSNQYPFGKLQDRNSEPSDRYCWIKADTTFNGLRQVVIEPDRVFIGVTPELLLRERAHPTKFVMSLSLSAADSHIGKRWFDDLTIDFNTSLVAIIGNKGSGKSAITDILGLCGNTHQDPEAFSFLTKNKFKRPKPENLSESYSATVRWGDGAESTAVLNQTPDRRMVERIRYIPQNFLESLCSDVDSSDFERELKQIIYSHMPVERREGKSTLDDLITYRSSVVEADILRIQTDITRINRDIIALEAKASKDHKANLENRLAVKKSELAALVKPTKPLLEETGTIDPTLTAKLETLQTQIASIEQLTSNTKKERSVAHINLSELRKVSEHFKSVDEYLHGITSQDEQHVQLLNKHGISISDVFTYSLSLDLIETAIAGYVATIADCDKLLSPTSPEDASIRSLPAQLAAAKADYQRGQEELDRPALEQQKYLNSVRAWEIQVKAIEGDTETEDTIHYLSAQLEYLSKTLPSELASKRQERDKYAGLLLDKKSLLVQIRRELFDPVSAFIASNKDLSQRYDVRVDVSLSIGRFVDDFFGFIVQNRKGTFASTNEGYKVLSDMCERVHFDEKAEVLSFANRLIDALQVNTSGGGNEIMDVGQQLKKGKSIEDIYSFIFHFDYLTPTFSLKLGSKSLQELSPGERGALLLIFYLILDKSDIPLVIDQPEENLDNESIYHLLVHFIKQIKERRQIFMVTHNPNLAIVCDADQIIHMNIDKEHDNQVSYYSASIEDQEMNSRIINILEGTLPAFDNRDSKYYR